aaaatttcttatattttcttactagtgaatttagaaaaaacatatgaaaaaaaaaatatatggaaAAAGATTTCATGACTGCTAAAAGTTCAATATTTGGAGATAAATTAGGGTCTTCCAACAATAAAGATGAATTTATTTGGTGAAAAAATCGTTTAGAATcttatattagatttatttttttaattttttgttaattttattgatggaATATCatgagttttttattttattttttttatgggaGGTTGTTTGTCTTCCTTTATAGAGTTAGGTGGAGTTTGAGTATGTACTTCAAAAGGTCATACTCATTTAAAGATTTGTCAAcgacaataaaattaatttgtggCTCACTATAGTTACcgagtaaaatatatttctagCCAATACGCCAAACGCAGCCAAAGTATTATATACAATTGTTTCATCAACGTAATCAATGAAGCTTACAAGAAAagctaatttttataataagattagcatatattttttgagtgcagtcatatttacaaattatacttttaatcacCATGAACAAAAAAAACTCTCTTTATGTTAAATCTCAGATTGCATAACGGCTAACTATTTCCTCTCtcttgattaaaaaaaaataataataataataacaatccTTTCTCTCTCATCTCAGCATACTTGACATCTCATTTTACTATGTTAACTTTTAGTGAGATCTTCTATGAAATTTCTGCCCGACATGTGCACCAAACTTGACGTCTTCATACAATTTGATCCAAAGAAAACCCCACATTCCGCCGATGTGAGACACCAGTCATTTTAATATATCCACCCAAAGTTAAATCGAGATAAAGAAACGTGGGGTTTAGCATAAAACTAGTGAAACCCACTACAAATACATACAATGTGGACTATAAAAAAGATTGTCAAATTGATGGTGTGCTTACTTTCCAAACCATACTTCTAAGTTGGATTTAATATTTCCACTATTGCAAAGTCTTCGTTggaaaaattaagataaatgGTCAAAGTGCCATAATAAGAGTTTTATAAATCTATCCTaccaattttttcttaaaatcaaagtcatgagatggaaaacttttctttcaaaaagaaaccCTTTTTCCCCATATGAACAgggaattttcttttgcaagtGAAAATCTTTTTTTGGAAGACATATTTTCTTGTAGAAGAACCATtgcaaataaagattaaactataaaatggacatatatatataaacttttcTGATGAACATATTGTAAATAATTGGTATTGATGGTAAACTAATTTGaaatcaaaattgaatttGTCAAACTGGGGTATCAGATTAAGACTAGAGGTacagaaaaataatagaaaaaaagaaaaactaatcgGCTCTTACTTCCTCTTATTTAGGAACCGAGACCATAATTAGATCTACAATTTCGGCTATTTTGAATTCGGAATCcatattttcataattcccAAGCaaccattttaaaataacttaaaaaaggaaaaagaaaaaaaaaaaaactagaattACATTGATGGAATTAGAATTGTTGATTCAAATGCGGATGCCAATTCGGTTCCAGACCAAAGGTCAAGGATAGGGTTGAACAGAAAAGACATTTAAGCCAATATCCGTACCGAACCGATCAAACCAacctaaatttattatttaggttTTTTTAGACAATAGAAATAAACTAGATGGCATCAAACAATGGCAGAAAGCCCTATCAGTACAAGGGAAACAGCACAAGTAGGCCTAACTAAAAAACTAAACTTTGGGTCAAAGGGTCAACAAATAAGGATTCTAAACACATCGGCCTTTAGGCCTACAGTATTagataaattactaaaaagcCTTGTTGAGTCTTCCTCTTAACTCGTTCCTTCTGCCATCAGCACAGACAAAGAGCACAGCAGGAGATCAATAATTAGACCCACTAAAATAGCCTTGCACTATCGAACATCCAACCAGATTGAGCAGAAGGAGAAACCCCAACTCTGCTAGGACAGAAGATGAAGATTGAAAATCACTTTCCAGGTTACAAACTTTCGTTGGAAACTTCCAACGGTTTCGTCATTGGTGAAACAAAGCAAAGGATAATGAACAAAACAACACAAACTGATAACCATCGTCAACCAGTGTTCCCCTCCCTCACTATCTTCCATCAAGCGACGGTCTTCCAAAGCACTAAGGATAGCGAGGCAGTCAGACTCTACCGTATTAAGGGAGGCTGCAAAATAGCCTGCAAAAGCAAAACCGTCAAGGGCACACAACAAACATAGAAAACCAACAGAAGTAGATAGAAATAATACCACACCGCATTATGTAAATCTTAAATATAAgaacaaaaaccaaaaaaaagagGATAAAGAGGGGTAACCTTTGGGGACAAAAGCCACCAAAGGCTGCCCCAAAGCAAAACCCTAGATGACGATACTGAAAggcaaagaaaattttgagAGAGAAAAGTTAAGAACAGTGAGCCTCCAGTTGATAAGTTGGGTCtagatttcaatttttcttacattttttaattgtcGGTTCggtttagggtttttttattaataaaaaaatttaaagattacatgttatatatatatatatatatatatatatatatatatatatatatatatatacctaaaataatcttatttttCCTCCCTAAATTCTCcaaaaatataacattataTTGAgagatttaaaataagaaatcagTTTGCAATTGCATTCTTGCACCAAATTTTCATAATACTATTTATTGAAGAATCTTAACAGTTAAAAATCGTgaaattagattaattgaTCGAAATGGATCAGTTAATTAGTTAGAACCATGATCGATTTTAGCTAATGGTTTGGTTAATCCAACCGTCAGCATCCCTTTCTatctatcaatatatatacaatCTGTATGTGTGTGTGGACAAGGAAGTCTTCAAATCTGGGTTCTTCACAAGAGACATCAAAGTACACGTGTCAAAATCAAGTGGACTCAAAGAACATTCAATTCCTATCGTAACCCTATAATCcaatctcttttttatttagataaataaaaaaaaaaaaaaagtagaactgaagaaaaaatattgaCTAATTCATAATCTGATCCTCAAAATCTAAATCCTCGTCCAAAATTCAACATTTCTTCTCTCCTTCCTCCCCTTCACGCCGcccaaaaaagaaacaattcttttgttttttttgccTATAAATATCATGTttaatgaaatgaaattatcCAAATCCAAATCCTAAAATTCCCTTTTCCTCTCCAAACATTGATACTCTCTCAATTCCAGTTTGAATCGGAATCTGAGTTCGAATCTAAATCTAAATCCCTAATTGAAAACGACGGCATTTCATATCTCTTTCTCTACTCTTTATCCAtctattattgaaaaaaaaacaaaaatatttccCGTTTTTGTCCCTCTGCTTTGTCTCAGAACAATAGCCTTCTCTTCTTTgattgttctttttcttttctcttttcttctttaaaagaaacagCAAGTCTTgctatttaaaaaatcaaacagaAAGCTTGCTTCTTTCTTTAATCTTCTTTGGGtagttaataattaaaggataaaaaaagaaaaaaaatgggaTTGATATTAGAAGCAGGCGAAGGAAACGACGACGTTTTGATTCCACCGGCTAATTTTTCAATGGTTGAAGATGGCATTTTCAGATCTGCTTTTCCTCAACCTGCCAATTTCTCGTTCCTTCATTCTCTTAATCTTCGTTCAGTTATGTAAGTcaatttcttttgcattttaaattgatatattgcAAGTCAATTTTCGTTAAGTTATGTAAGTCAATTCCTTTTGCATTTTAAATTGATCAATTGcaagtcaattttttttttaatgattattctTGGTGATGGAACAGATACTTGTGTTTGGAGCCCTACCCAGAAGAGAATATGGAGTTTCTTCGTGCTCATAATATTCAACTTTTCCAGTTTGGAATTGAGGGCAAAACGGTAATATTTTCAACCCAAGATTTGATTAAATCTTGATGatgtgttttatattttgttattctATAATTGCTTCACACTTCGATATGAAGTAACATTTTGGGGAAGACATTGATAAGTTTAATTATGTggaatatgaaattttttcttgtgatgatatatgaatatgatGATGATATGTTTTGTGCTTGCTTATTTTGTCAGTTGATGACACCTAATCTCAAAATCATTTCTATTTGCAGTCTTCTGTATCCATTCCCAAGGATGCTATTTTGGGGGCTTTGAAAGTCTTACTTGGTATTGAATAAGATGCTTTTTTGtttgaaagaattttttttattttcttcattcttgattttgagcactttcttttctttcctttttgtaTCTCTCCTTTgctgttaaatatttttttgttgttgtttttcaGATGTTAGAAATCATCCGATTCTGATTCATTGCAAACGCGGAAAGGTATACGATTGTTTGATCTCAAGTTTTACTCTCTATTTCTCCTTCTTCATATGGACTCCATCattgtaaaaattatatgatgaaAGATTGTATGTTTTCAAAATCATTTAGCAAACTATCATCCACATATACTTTGTCTAACATCGTGAATATGTTTCTTTATTGCTCTTGAACTTGTTGATTAAATGTGGAGGAAATTCAGTTGAAAAACTATATTTCATAACCGTACCCCTAATTATCTTTCTGAATGGTGTGCTAAGTCCAGCATGCAGGCAGAacttatatcatatatttACTAAGCCTTCTATCTTATTTTCAGTGCTGCTTGGTGCACAAGCGGATAGATGACCCCTTCTAATCTAAATGTTTGTGTGATCAATAGTCCTAGTATATAGTGTATTTGATAGGCTGATTAGCCCTTCTCTGAGTTGCTATATGTCATTGTTGGCATTCCTTATGACTAGTTCTATGACTTTTATGCAAGGCTGTTCTCAccttaaatttctttcttatcTCCTTTTTGCAGCATCGAACAGGTACACTTGTTGGTTGCTTTAGGAAACTGCAACATTGGTGCTTGTCTTCTGTGTTCGAGGAATACCAGCATTTTGCCGGAGTGAAATCAAGAGCCGCTGACCTGAAATTCATTGAGACTTTTGACTTGATGTGCCTGAGGCAGTGTCTTTACAGCATTATCTACCAGTACCATGGATATGGTTCAAACAAGAGGCGTTTACTTTATAGAGAAGAGAACATACAGAAACCCCAAATTAAGTCAAATTAGGAACCATTTTTCAGTTTGGTTCTTAACAGCATTTGCCAGTTTGTTGCAAGGAAGAATGACTATTACATGTTTTAGTCTCAAATATGTTTTATACAGCTTCATTTGTCGAAACATCATCCTTTCATACTCTTTGTTTCATGCCt
The sequence above is drawn from the Ricinus communis isolate WT05 ecotype wild-type chromosome 7, ASM1957865v1, whole genome shotgun sequence genome and encodes:
- the LOC8274297 gene encoding tyrosine-protein phosphatase DSP3, with the protein product MGLILEAGEGNDDVLIPPANFSMVEDGIFRSAFPQPANFSFLHSLNLRSVIYLCLEPYPEENMEFLRAHNIQLFQFGIEGKTSSVSIPKDAILGALKVLLDVRNHPILIHCKRGKHRTGTLVGCFRKLQHWCLSSVFEEYQHFAGVKSRAADLKFIETFDLMCLRQCLYSIIYQYHGYGSNKRRLLYREENIQKPQIKSN